A genome region from Salvia splendens isolate huo1 chromosome 19, SspV2, whole genome shotgun sequence includes the following:
- the LOC121780000 gene encoding RHOMBOID-like protein 12, mitochondrial, which produces MRRQLGVGLLTKIAKNGCLTYSLLPKSASPSPFLKPDSSRFHHQRSFSEYSTLSNSNLWKICSSNGARGTIQNGGFPSSLLAKRVFSSALLQGRSKFPVAMRGRRLFSSFSLDHRRRRGSFFRRFTADGVVLGLIATNVAVFILWKVADNSFMGKNFMISVDHILSGRLHTLITSAFSHRDAIHLFSNMIGLYFFGTSIAQTFGPQYLLKLYLAGALTGSIFYLVYQAFIAPSIYRDDLRGVSHSRVPALGASAATSAIMLLDIFLYPKRIIFLDLIFPLPAFLVGVFIVGKDILRVLQGDREVAGSAHLGGAAVATVAWLQKRKGRFGRF; this is translated from the exons ATGCGAAGGCAGCTCGGCGTGGGGCTGCTCACTAAAATAGCAAAAAATGGGTGTTTAACATACTCATTGCTGCCAAAATCCGCGTCTCCATCGCCATTTCTGAAGCCCGATTCGAGCCGATTTCATCACCAACGCTCTTTCTCGGAGTATTCCACACTCTCAAATTCCAATTTATGGAAAATATGCAGTTCTAATGGCGCTAGAGGGACGATCCAAAATGGGGGTTTTCCGAGCTCCCTCCTCGCAAAAAGGGTTTTTTCAAGCGCCCTTTTGCAGGGGCGATCGAAATTTCCTGTTGCGATGCGTGGCAGAAGATTATTCAGCTCGTTTTCACTCGACCACCGCCGCCGCAG GGGTTCATTTTTCAGAAGATTTACAGCCGATGGAGTTGTGCTAGGATTAATAGCGACAAATGTTGCTGTCTTTATACTTTGGAAGGTTGCAGACAATTCGTTTATGGGGAAGAATTTTATG ATATCTGTAGACCACATTCTAAGTGGCCGGCTCCACACGCTAATAACCAGTGCTTTCAGCCATAGAGACGCGATTCACCTTTTTTCAAATATGATCGGACTCTACTTCTTTGGAACAAGT ATAGCACAAACTTTTGGACCGCAATATTTGCTTAAGTTGTATCTAGCCGGTGCACTTACTGGCTCAATATTTTATTTGGTATATCAAGCTTTCATAGCACCATCAATCTACAGG GATGATCTGCGAGGTGTTTCCCACTCGAGAGTTCCAGCGCTG GGTGCAAGTGCTGCTACGAGTGCGATAATGCTGCTTGATATCTTTCTATATCCAAAAAGGATCATCTTTCTCGATCTCATTTTCCCACTTCCTGCTTTTTTAGTG GGGGTCTTTATCGTTGGCAAGGACATTTTGAGGGTACTGCAG GGCGACCGAGAAGTTGCCGGATCTGCTCATTTAGGTGGAGCGGCAGTGGCTACCGTTGCGTGGCTGCAGAAGAGGAAGGGACGCTTTGGACGATTCTGA